The genomic region CAAGTGACAGCATGAAGTCTGTTGATGTGGAGaatcttcaaaaaatatttaaatgtggaGAACGATACACTCAGGTTCAGTCAAGTACCCATTTCATATGTCTTTGTGCTTTATTCATTTAGGATCCAATTGAGTTATACAACTCTGTAAAAGCTAAGAAGTTTTATAGTTCTTCTGCCTATCACCAGCAAAAAGTATATCAACTCGAATGTTCATAAAATACAGTACTTGCTAATCTATGGACTAAGCAATCTCTTTAACCTGATAGATACGGTCTTTCCAACATGGATACAACGCTTGAGGGAACACCAGATGACATGACTGTTGTAGATGCTGCTTCCTTAAGAAGACAGGTAAGTAAAGCATAGGCGTTGATATTCAGAAAAATCTGTAATGGTAAAATGGAGAAGCAGGTTGTCTTTTGTAATATAATGGTATGGCTGCAGAGGTAGGGCAGCCATGTAACAAGTATGGTGAGGAATCCTCTCTGTAGCCCTGCTGGACTGCCTTTAGAAATCTGTATCGGTCTCGCTATCTGGAAAGCCCAATTCCGTTGACCCCCGACTTATCAGGAATAGAAAGGTCTGCTCACTAGCAGTTGAAGATAAAGTCACGATGTCAATTGTTTAAAATCCAACCCACTATTATACTAAGATGCTTATTCAGAAGCTTCTAGAAAGTCTGGCaattttaaagtattaaaagcttttatttatttctagatAATCAAACTTAATCGGCGTCTACAacttctggaagaagaaaacaaagagcgTGCTAAGCGGGAAATGATTATGTACTCAATTACTGTAGCTTTCTGGCTACTCAATAGCTGGCTTTGGTTTCGGCGCTAGACACAGCTCTCCCAGAAAACTTAATAGttgaaaatacaaacaaaatttgcagaattctttgtttctgtttctgaattgtATGCTGTTTTATAATTCATACACTGGAAACTACCACCACAGAAAAAGGCTGTAGAATTGCAGTGTTAAAGGGACACCTTGTTGTTCAGTTATACTGTATTTAATAGATTTGCATTGCAGATACTTGCAGTATCCTCCTTTGCATGCTTCAATGTAAATATGGATCAGCTGATTTTGAGATGAAGTTTGCTTCATGCAATGTAAGGACAGTGACCTACAGGAGTAATTACTGGATGTTTTCTTGtggtgggaagagaagaaatggaatgggtttggggggaaaaaaaaagaataaaaagtagTTTTTATTGTTCTGTTGTTAGATGCAATTAAACATCACTGCACTAGTTTTCCTTTAGTCTGCCTAGTTTCAGAGGTGTGCCATATTCAAGGAGTGTGTCCTGTTTCATGAGTGTGTTCCTTGTTTAAGCACATGTTCAGGTCAAATAATAAAAGGTGGTCTTTGCTAACATGCAGACTGTCCAGAGGTGtgtaatatgtattttttattttagctttaattttacagatgtttttctataaaatacatttttaagcaaGTCAGTCTGTGAGTGAACAAAAGATTGAGTACAAGATACCAATGTAGtgtatttaataaaacaaacaaaaaaagcattgttTACTGTTATTTTAAGAGTTTATTTAAGGGGTTATCTAAATTAGCAGGCATTGGAGTAAGTGGCTGTGATGGTCTGAACAATTCAAAAAGGAGCAGGAGGTCACCAtacagcctgctgcagtgctacCAGGCCCTGCGTGTTGACTGTTCTTGGTGTGTGTGGTGAGTACATAGGTATGAGAAGCTAGCCTGGTGTCCTCATGTCCTCAGTTCAAACATCCCTGGTTGAGTCACACCATTTTGGTAGCTGCCAGGCTACTCTGAGGGAGGATGGTgcatggtgctgtgctgctgaaggGGACCTGTGTGTTGGTGTTGCCAGGCAATGTGTGGCTGCCACTTCTGTGCAATGCTGTAGCAGCCACAGCCCCTTTCCTGGGTGTGTGTGAAGCCTCCTAACAGCGCTGCTGCATGGGAGAAAGTGCAGTGACATCAAAAAGATGCTTCAGAGGGGACCTTTCCTGGAACAGCTGGGACCACTCTGCAGGACCATTTCTGGGCTCTACAAGTACACAGACTGGTGAGAGATAATgatgcacagcagctgcagaagtggATGACATGGGGCCCCTTTGAGCACTGTCCTTGGCTCATCCTGCAGCCGCAGGGAGCACTGCCCCACAGGCTGGGAAGGTGCCCCgcagctctgtgcagctgcCAGCTGTACGGTTTGGTGTGGCAGCACCGCTCCCCTTCCACATGGCAGCTGGCAGAACTAGGGTGGCAGCACACTGGGACATAAAGTGACTGAGGAGCCCCCGcctgctcttctctgctgtGGTGAATGGGACGTCATCCTGGAAGACTGCAAAGATGGTAAATGCATATCCAAATCCTTCATGCAGCTGTGCAGTATCTGACTTTGCTTATGACTGACTGCTGATTTGCACAGTATTTATCTGGGAGAGTGTATGAGCTGGGAGCCCAAGATACAAACGTTTGGATGGCACAAGCCGCTGAGATTTCTTCCTCTGGAAGATGACCACCAGGACAGGTTGTTGGGCACGAGAAGAGCTGGACACAGATGTAGCCTGTAAGGGCCTGGGTGAGGAAGGCTGCACTCACACATTTCATGTACTACCACAAGTAAAGCAGGGCACGCTATCTGCTATTACATAGCTTTTGCGCTGGCTTTGTGTGGGTTGCTATGCCTCCTTCCTTGTGTATCATCTAAATTTGGCTGTtccctgtatttatttattttttttagctttgttcATCTTGTATTACATGCCTCCATTggctttgctgtgcttttttgtACCATGAATGCCTTTGTCTTTTAGTGAAAGACAATAGGGAAGGCCTGCTGTGCACATTTTCGGTACTTTCATTAATTCTACACCACCGACTGTAAGCGAGAGCTGCGCTACCTTAAGTCTGCTGTAAAGGAGGATGGGAACTACTGTGTGTTTCCAAGAGATGTATGGGTAAcaggtgaagaaaataaataaatggagctTCTTTTAcgacaattaaaaaataaaaataaaataaaaagactttgTGTGGTAAATGAGTTCCTAACAcggtggggggcggggggcggctcTCCCCCCTCAGCCCTGTCAGCCGCCCCTCAGCGTTCCCGCCGCGCCCGGACCGTTTGTGGCGGGGCCGCTCGGGGCCGGCAGCGCGCAGGGCCGGGCGCCTTTCCCCGCCGTGCCGCCTCCTTGCTCCGCCCCGCCATGGCGGCCGGGCTCGGGGCTCTCCTCAGGGCGTCGCGGCGGCTGCTGGctgcggccggggccgggcccggggccgTTCGTGCCGCGcacggccccgctccgccccgcgcCAAGAAGCGGTGGCTCCGCGCCTACCTGGAGCAGCAGCGCCTGGAGGCGCCCCCGCGGCGGCGGTGaggggcggccggggccgggcccgctCGCGAACGGGAGCCCCGGGGGCGTTAAGCGGCGGTCGCGGCCCGCGGGAACGAGCCGGGCTCGCCTTTGGGCGGCTGCCCCGGCTCCTAACCGTGTGCTCTGGTGCCCGCAGGTCCGAGCAGCCCGGCTGGGATTACCACGCGGAGATCCAAGCCTTCAGCCGCCGCCTCCAGGAGGATTTTTCCTTGGACCTCCTCAAAACCGCCTTCGTCAACCCCTGCTACGTGCAGAGCGAGGAGGCGAGGCGccggcagctggggctggaggcggGGGCGGCTGCCCTCGCCCTGCGGGACAACGGCGAGCTGTGTGCGCGGGGGCTGCCCTTCGCCCGCTCCCAGCTGGGGCGCTGCCTGCAGGCCGCCCAcccggccctgcccgccccggGCACGGCGGCGCTCGTCGCCTTCCTGACGGGCCCGGAGCTGGTCGCCGAGGTGTCCCGGGGCCTGGCGCTGCAGGACCTGGCGCTGTGCGCGCAGTTCCCCGTCCCGCCGCCCGTGCTGCACAGGACCTTCTTCGCCGTCGTCGGAGCGCTGCTCGGCAGCAGCGGGCCCGAGAGAACGGGCATCTTCCTCAGGGTGAGTCGGAGCCTGGggggatttgtttgtttttccaccgATAAAAGGCGTCATAGCATCTGTGGGCCACGAAAGTTacaaaaaaagggcaaaaattgTGTGTTGGCCTGTACTGTGATGCCAGGGATTCAGAgaggttgttgtttgtttgttcaaaaaaaaaaaaggctggtcAGATGCATAAAGTGATGTACTTAGGGTGCTTTATAGCGGTGGTGTTACAATACTTGCTGCCACTTGCTAGAGGAAAgttgtcacagaatcacagaattgtctgggttggaagagaccccaagatcatcgagtccaacctctgacctaacactaacaaggcctccgctaaaccatatcactaaattcaacatctaaacatcttttaaagacctatGCTGCCCTACCAAGTAACGGAACTACTCCACCTCAGCTCACACACCTCTTCAGTTTTAAAGAATATCGTATAGCTTTCAGTATGTATTTATATTCAATataaagctgctgctgcaaacacCTAAACATCTTTTCATACAAGCAAGTCCAACTAAAATGCAGTGTAACAAGGTAGTTTTAGGAGCTGCTGCCCTTTCAGGTGTCCTTTTCACttacttctatttttgcagtggaGGAATGTTTGCGAGAACCTGATTTCTGAAACGAGTCCAGGGGCTGTGTAGGAGCAGTGATCAGATCAAGTGCACATCCtctggggctgtgtggtgcCTCCAGCCTCTTTGCAGAGCCCTCCAGAAGTACAGCTTGGGGTTTGTTCATGCTAAACATGCTGAGTGGTGTGTCTGGTGCTCAGAGCTGCACGGGGGTGTTGTCAGCCTCTCCCAGGCCCATGCTGCTCCTTCCTTACATGTGAATGGGCACCTCCTCGTGAGTCCAGTGCAAGGCTGAAGCAGAACCAGTGCTGCTGAGCTCAGTAACACGGATGGCTCTGCCTGGCTGTGGTGTGGAGCTGATCATTCCTTTCAGCTCTTCACTGTCGAGTGCGTTAGTGCCTCTtcacattgcatttttattagcaGACCATAGAAGCTAAAGCCTTTGTTCCCTTTCCCACTGATTGTaatttctaattctttttttttttgtttaggaTTTTTTAATGCCCCATCTGATTGGAAAAGATCTGTTTGAGATCTGGGAAGTTGTAAATCCCATGGGCTTACTAGTGGAAGAGTTGACCAAGAGGAACATCTCTTCTCCAGAGCCAAGAATTACGAGGCAGCTGGGAGTCACCACAGTTCTTCCTCTGTACTTCGTTGGGCTGTACTGGTTAGTACAATGCTAATGCAAAGTGAAATGGAGTTAAGCtcggggggagggaaggagggaagatggtctttttacttttttacttgTGTTCTTTGGCCAAGTTATTAGAGAAAAGAAACCATGCAGTGACTTCCATCTAAAATCAACCACTTATGCATTGTTAGTGCCTTGCtgtagtaaaaaacaaaactgtcttGGACTAAAGGGCTTCGAAGTCTAAACAAGATGCACCTGAGAGTCAAGATAGAAAACTGTCAAGATTAAGAGATACCAAGGGCGGAGGGGCTGAACAAATGCTAACGTTATGTTCTAGAGCTTTTTACATAGGGGTCAAATCATGGCATTAGAAACCAAGCAAGAGGAGTGTCTCTGCCCAGACAAAACGTACGTGCCAGGTGGCCCTGGTGAGCGTGGTCAGGGTCTGCCCAGGTGTGTTGCCCGGTGGAAACATCGCTCCTCTGGAGCAGGGTGGGATTTCCTGCCTCCTAGCCCATGGTGTTGCTTTGCTACATGAGCTACAGATGAGCAGTTGGGAAGATTGCCTTAACCTGTTCTGAATTACCCTGCTTCAGTTCATTTGGTTTCTAAGAtttatcttatatatatatatataaaaaaaaaaaaaaaaaaaaagaactttgcattttttcctggaATCTCTTGTGTCCCTCCACGAAATGCCCCTATTCAGTGCCTATAGATGTTGATTAAACAGATCTGAATACATAACTCCTAACACAGAGAACTTCTCTGTGAATCCTTCGGAAGAATTCCTAAAATGCTTTCTTACCAGGGGAGGAGAAAAGAATGTTTGTTTAAGCTGACCAGAATAAcaaatttgcatatttttaacagGGCTAGCAGAAATTGAACACTGTGAACAATCGGTAATGTGTTAGGAGTCTAAGCGAACAAAGCAGTGTTCTTCCAGAAAGAGGATGTCTTTCTGATCGGAGTTTCTACTGCTGAATATCTGATCGCTTATCTTTGCAGGAAAGGCCAACGGAAATGTTGACACTCGTGTGTGTACGTAGAAATTACCTTCAGCGGTCACTgacagtggaggaaaaaatatctaaCAGCTCTTATTCATGATGTACAGTAGTGCTCAGGATTttgatgaaaatgtgaaaacgttttgtttgttttttttcaagtgatAAGAAGATGATCGCTGAAGGCCCTGGTGAAACGCTGCTTGCGGCAGAGGAAGAAGCTGCCCGCGTGGCGCTGCGGAAGCTGTATGGGTATACAGAGAACAGGAGACCTTGGGATTACTCGAAACCCAAACAAGGGTGGACAGCTGAAAAGGCTATCAGCAGTAACTAGATAATACAGGCCGCTTCTAGTTTCTCTCAAGAATTAGTGGCTTTCATGCAAATATGGatgcatttcagaaagcaaaattcgGTTCATTTTTTTGTCTTAAGTGTATgcaattttcaaattaaatacggttttaaaatgaatgtaatCTTTCCCTTTTACATAAAGCTTAATATTCAGTCATTCTCCTGAACaacaaaagtacattttttatGAATGTATGCATTCTGTCTGAGAAGTTTTTCCATACAACATGGGAGACTGTTCTTAAGGATGTTTAATAATGTGACAAAGTCCTTGCTCTTGAGGAACTTTGCTACGTAGAGAAAGGTTTTATGTGAGCTCTCTTGGGGCTTTGATTGAGGGTGTCGTTAATAAGATGAGGTGAATTAGATATGCAGCATTGGGCTTTGGGTTCTATCTGGATTTATTTGTCCTTGACCTtgtgaaaatgtaaaatgcGATGTCAGTGGTATTAACACTGGTGGTccaattaaaaaaggaaatggcaCTTTTGAGGTTTTACTGCTTGCAACATTTATTTGCCGTACACGTTGGCTTCTGTTGTTCAAGTATGCTTTGGGAGGATTGGGAGGATGTATTTTTTATCTTAAATTTTGTAAAAAGGAATATAAGGATCACGAAGGCTTGTGCTCAAAGAAATTGGAGAACATTGTGTAATATTAGACTACTAGATGATCTAAGTTTAAGTGGTCATGACACTAAGGTATATTGGATTCAGTGAAATTggtgtttggtttgtttgcacCATCTGCAGCTGTTCCAGTGTAACTCAAGTGATTGAAAAGCTGCTGAGGAACAACTCAGGTACCTTTATAATGTTCCTATTAAATAGGAACTCAGTACATGTACCAGAAAACAGCGTGTAGAGAGACAGATACATGGGAACCGTGTGTCTCTCTTGGAattgtttcctttaaaatttaGTGAGATGACATTGCGAATTGCAACTGAGCCctcagaggaggaaagaaaaaagttgaaTGTAGGACGGTGGTTAAAGAAGTGTTTCCTGCCATATCCCGTTGTAAACaccagttttattttgtgtttgtgtgaagGCTGCCTAGCAGTGAAAGGGGTCCCAGGCTGCGATTGtggctgctgagcagctctggCACACTGCAGGTGCTGCATTCCCTGCGGTGAGAATGAGATCTGGCTCTCTTCTACTTGACTGGGggacaaaaaccaaccaacaccTGTCTGCCATTCGCTATTATTTGTCGTGCCACACATCTGAAACACGTGTACAACACTTCGTGTGCTAGGTCACAGTGAAATCTGTCTTTTAGATTCTGGCATTGTAAATTCCATGGGTGAGAGTTAAAATGTAAAAAGGAGAGCAGAAAGATCAGTCTAACATAAATTTTGCATAAAATTGCTTGtgtttaagtgaaaaaaaaacatctaggTGATCTATTATCACTTACATAACCATAGCCAGTAAGGTCATGATATTCCAGGGGAATAATAGCTGACTCTGAAATTACTTAGgctatttttagtttttcagaTGAGATATTTCCCTTACCTTTACCTATTTTAAAAGGACAGTAGtgttattttgtgtatttttttttcatccagttTGATTTACCtacttttttaaatacatatatttacctcttttaggagaggaaaaaacagtatTCTGTCAGTTTACCTTAAAAGAATATTTAGCGTCTACTTACTGTTGCTCCACAGTTTGGAATATGAGAATAAATCCTAGGACAAGTGGATTACTGAGTTCTTCCTTGCTGGAAAGAAACTGCTTAATGTAAGATAAATCAATGTATTGTGTAACATATGTATGGAATGTTTTGAGTTCAAAGAGAGAGACAGTTTGGGGACATGGAAAGAAaggttgactttttttttatagaggTGTGAGTGGAAAATAAGGAGTTTATACAAGAAAACATGTCCCATTTTCAATCTTCTAAAGGTCAGAAAAGCATTTGATACGGTATCTGTGCTTCAGGTTCTGGCTTCTAAGTGTGTATCACTAACTCACTGATGTTAAAAGATTGGTTAGATTTACAGAATTAAGTATCTTCAAAAGTAGACAGTGGAAGTGGCAGCTTTTCTTCTGCTACAAGGTTTGTTGATGGAATTCCCTGGTAGTTTTGTGGTCTGAGTACTTTTTAAAGCTACTTGCGTTAGTTCTGACCCAGGCAGTGAGTTCTGACCCAAGTGCATTTGTATCTCCCAATGATCCTTCCTTCCTCAAATCCCGTTTTATCTTTCAGGGAAACTAAACCAAGCATCAGGATAATAATCAACTGATTAAAAAGAATCAGGTTAGTTTATTCTTGCAACCCTTTGAACAACTTGTTTCACCAATGATTGTTACGGTTATATTCTTAAACTGACTTCGCAGTAGAAAAGGCTGTGTTCTCTGGCATTTATGGAATTTTATAATAGGTTAACGTGATCTTGAGTCAGCCCTGATTATGCCTTTCTGGGTGCTACGCTAACTTTATCTGATACAGGTATTTGTTACTGTCATTGCGTTTATCCTTTAACCCATTCAAACCATATATCCTAATGAAGATCTTTTCTTAACTGCAAGTAAACCAGAAGACAAATACCAGTCTTTCTGGGCTAACCTAAAAGTCACGGGTGTGCTAACAGCTATGTTTTAACAAAAGTACAGTACTATAATGCTaaccctttttcatttttctttaatttctctcttGATCTTTGTAATTAGCATAAAGATGCAAATATGCTTACACATAAGTagacttaataataataataaaaaatgggcCACTAGTTGTTAATTCATTAAAGGCGATGGCAGTTTTGCTGCTGAGTTTGGTCTAGACTTGGTTTTACCCAAATACTGAACAAGCTACATGTGTGAATGGCCTTAGGTAGCTCTTCTCCCTCCATCATCAAgattctgtctttttctttaaagagttttaaaacTGACTTTCTTTAAAGAAAGTTAAGAGAAGATCTACTGTATCGGTGCCAGCtaagcaaatagaaaaaaaaacttcttaatGTGCACTCATGTTCTGTTATTAAGTTACTTCTTGTTCTCAAAAtgtgcttttgctgctgttttgagCTGTTCAGTAGCACAACTGAATGCTCTGTGCATCTCCTTGTTCacagctgcagcttctgctggtTACAATAACCAGAcgttttttctgtaattttctcTAAAAACATCCAGAAATAATTCTTGTATTTTAACAGTGACTGAAATACTGGACATCAACAGGGAGAGATACCTATAAAGTGATTGTATTTAAACTTGTCTGTGAAAAGTTAAAGCTTTATTGAAATTAATACCaaactctctctctttttatgaGAGATCAAAAATGAGGATAAGTTGCTCTGGCACTCTGGTGCTATAAAAAGCCAAAAAGAATTCAAAACATCAAAAGatgtgttctttcttttttggggagggCGGATGCTGCAGTGCAAAAATGTTAGAAAAGCCCTACATTTTCTTGTCCT from Anas platyrhynchos isolate ZD024472 breed Pekin duck chromosome 9, IASCAAS_PekinDuck_T2T, whole genome shotgun sequence harbors:
- the MRPL44 gene encoding large ribosomal subunit protein mL44; this translates as MAAGLGALLRASRRLLAAAGAGPGAVRAAHGPAPPRAKKRWLRAYLEQQRLEAPPRRRSEQPGWDYHAEIQAFSRRLQEDFSLDLLKTAFVNPCYVQSEEARRRQLGLEAGAAALALRDNGELCARGLPFARSQLGRCLQAAHPALPAPGTAALVAFLTGPELVAEVSRGLALQDLALCAQFPVPPPVLHRTFFAVVGALLGSSGPERTGIFLRDFLMPHLIGKDLFEIWEVVNPMGLLVEELTKRNISSPEPRITRQLGVTTVLPLYFVGLYCDKKMIAEGPGETLLAAEEEAARVALRKLYGYTENRRPWDYSKPKQGWTAEKAISSN